Proteins encoded by one window of Acidobacteriota bacterium:
- a CDS encoding UDP-N-acetylglucosamine 2-epimerase (non-hydrolyzing), with product MPLQVGVVFGTRPEAIKLAPVIAELKRHSKEFKPYLISTAQHRSMLDQVMQVFGIKPAIDLDLMQANQTLNGLTCRVLQAMDSVLAVNPVDCLVVQGDTTTAMAAGLAAFHRKIPVAHVEAGLRSRDMMNPFPEESNRRLAGVVTSLHLAPTSIARDNLLAEGVAPSTIVTTGNTVVDAVKMLVEMKMADQELPAGVPHDGSRLLLITSHRRESWGTELENVCDAIRDLIDAFPDVRAVYPVHLNPNVRNTVMSRLGNLDRVHLIDPVDYFGFLSLLRRCYMVLTDSGGVQEEAPTFGKPVLVLRRVTERPEASMMGLARLVGTSREAIVREASDILGSSVVYRTMSEGQNPYGDGRASARIVQSLSRWLNGVRPVLDASEQFENAIREQIVTVAS from the coding sequence ATGCCGTTACAAGTGGGAGTGGTATTTGGCACCCGGCCTGAGGCCATCAAACTCGCTCCAGTCATCGCAGAGTTGAAGCGGCATTCTAAAGAATTCAAACCTTATCTCATTTCCACGGCGCAACATCGCTCCATGCTCGATCAAGTGATGCAGGTCTTCGGGATCAAGCCGGCCATTGACCTCGACCTGATGCAGGCAAACCAGACGCTGAATGGCCTTACCTGTCGCGTGCTCCAGGCAATGGATTCTGTGCTGGCAGTAAACCCAGTTGACTGCCTCGTGGTCCAGGGAGATACGACAACCGCGATGGCTGCTGGATTGGCAGCATTCCATCGCAAAATCCCGGTCGCGCATGTAGAAGCCGGCTTGCGCAGTCGCGACATGATGAATCCATTTCCCGAGGAATCGAACCGCCGACTCGCTGGCGTCGTAACCTCTCTTCACCTCGCTCCAACTTCAATCGCACGCGACAATCTCCTGGCTGAGGGAGTCGCTCCATCGACGATCGTGACCACTGGAAACACCGTGGTCGATGCAGTGAAAATGCTGGTCGAGATGAAGATGGCAGATCAGGAGCTGCCCGCCGGCGTTCCCCATGACGGCTCCCGTTTATTACTCATCACTTCTCATCGTCGTGAATCCTGGGGGACGGAACTCGAAAACGTTTGCGACGCGATTCGCGATCTGATCGACGCCTTTCCCGACGTGCGTGCGGTCTATCCCGTGCACTTAAATCCCAATGTTCGCAACACAGTGATGTCTCGATTGGGAAATCTGGATCGTGTTCATCTGATCGACCCGGTCGATTATTTCGGATTCTTATCGTTACTGCGCCGCTGCTACATGGTGCTGACTGACTCCGGAGGCGTGCAGGAAGAGGCGCCAACCTTCGGCAAACCGGTGCTTGTCCTCAGAAGAGTAACGGAGCGACCGGAAGCCTCCATGATGGGGCTGGCGCGCCTGGTCGGCACATCACGCGAAGCTATCGTGAGAGAAGCCAGTGACATTCTCGGAAGCAGCGTTGTCTATCGCACGATGTCCGAAGGGCAGAATCCATACGGAGATGGACGAGCTTCGGCGCGAATCGTCCAGAGTCTCTCGCGCTGGCTGAATGGAGTGAGGCCGGTGCTGGACGCGTCGGAACAGTTTGAAAATGCAATCAGGGAGCAGATCGTCACAGTTGCAAGTTGA